In Gloeocapsa sp. PCC 73106, the sequence TGATTGAAGTTGCTCACGCCTATATGTCGACATAAGCCTTCTTGTAGCGCCATCTGCATACCTTGCCAAGTTTCCTCGAGGGGGACTTCTTCTAGTGGTCTTAAATCCTCTCCTGTTTCGGGTAACAAGACTTCTGGTCTTAAAACTATGGGCCAGTGTATCAAAAATAAGTCCAGGTAATCTAGCCGCAAATCCGTTAAAGTTTCCTTGATGGCGGGTATAACTCGTTCCTGTTGATGAGCGTTACTCCATAATTTAGAAGTAATCCAGAGGTCTTCGCGCTTGACTGCACCAGAGGTAATCGCTTCAGTGAAAGCTTGACCAATTTCGGCTTCGTTTCTGTAGATAGGAGCACAATCAATATGTCTGTAACCGATCTTTAAGGCTTCTTGAACCGCTAGATAGACTTCTCCTGTTGGCGATTTCCAAGTTCCTAATCCCAAAGCGGGAATGCGATCGCCATTATTTAATTGATAGTATTTCATTTTTATTTTAATAAATATCTAATTGTACTAGTTTTCTTCATCAACAAGCGATTCAAGGTAGACTAGGAAAATCATCTGATTAGTAACTTATCTTTGATTATGCTTTCTCAACTCACTACAGCTTTTGCTACTAAAAAAGCTCTCAAAATTATCAGCGGTTTAAACAATTTCGATTACGAGCGAGTCGCGATGATCGCTAAAGCTGC encodes:
- a CDS encoding aldo/keto reductase, which gives rise to MKYYQLNNGDRIPALGLGTWKSPTGEVYLAVQEALKIGYRHIDCAPIYRNEAEIGQAFTEAITSGAVKREDLWITSKLWSNAHQQERVIPAIKETLTDLRLDYLDLFLIHWPIVLRPEVLLPETGEDLRPLEEVPLEETWQGMQMALQEGLCRHIGVSNFNQKKLASLNQVSGPKPEVNQVESHPYLQQNDLLTYCRSEGILLTAYSPLGSKDRPEMLKKPDEPSLLDHPLVQKIAAQYHLTPAQLLIAWGINRGTVVIPKSVNSARLKENFAAAEIVLDTEAMEEIAALERGYRFVDGSFWERPGSPYTMANLWND